TATAGAACAGGTTCGTGAGTTTTTTCTCCCCAAAATACAATTTTTATAAGTCTGTCGTTTTCTCCTTTAACAACTTCTTTCACTTTTTGCCAATCTATGTTTATTTCTTGATAGAATTCTTTATTAAGTTCGTCTTCTTTTTCAATAAAAAAAGTATGGACAGAACCAAAATAATCTACATATCCATTTTTTAAGTACACAACTTTATCACATATCTTTTTTATAACATCCATTTCATGGGTAACTATCAAAATAGATTTTTTCATATTCTTATTAATTTCTAAAATTAAATTTAAAATCTTTTGAGTAGTACTTGGATCCAAAGAAGAAGTAGGTTCATCAAATAAAATAATATCGGGATTACTTATCAAAGCTCTTGCAATTGCCGTTCTCTGCTTCTCTCCACCAGAAAGTTGTGAAGGATAAGCATATTTTCGTGAAGAAAGGTTCAGTTGTTCTATCATTCTATTAACTTTATTTTCTATCTCTTCTTTTTTAACATTTTCTATCTCAAGAGGCAAAGCAATATTTTGAAAGACGTTTCGAGAACTTAGCAAGTTAAAATGTTGAAAAACTATGCTTATTTTCTTTCTAATCTCCCTTAAATCTTTTTTATTTAACTGAGTAATATCTATTGAATTTAAGAAAATTTTTCCTGAAGAAGGAAGCTGGAGCAAGTTAAGTGTTCTTAAAAGAGATGTTTTACCTGCTCCAGAAAGACCTATTATTCCAACAATTTCTCCTTCCTCAACTTTAAAATTTATATTTTTTAAAACATGATTATTTTCATCATAAATAAGGTTGAGATTCTTTATTTCTAACAATTTAAATTCTCCTTTAAAAAACCGGGACTACAGCTCCGTTATATTTTTCAAGTATAAAATTTTTCACTTTTTCGGTAGTTAATATTTCTACAAGTGCCTTTACTAAATCATCATCAACTCTATCTTTCTTTACCGCAATTATATTAGCATAGGGAGACTCTGCCCCTTCAAAAAACACAGCATCTTTTAAAGGATTAAGCCCTGCTTCAATAGCATAATTTGTATTGATTACAGCACCTACAACATTTTTATCGGT
The genomic region above belongs to Petrotoga sp. 9PWA.NaAc.5.4 and contains:
- a CDS encoding methionine ABC transporter ATP-binding protein, with the protein product MLEIKNLNLIYDENNHVLKNINFKVEEGEIVGIIGLSGAGKTSLLRTLNLLQLPSSGKIFLNSIDITQLNKKDLREIRKKISIVFQHFNLLSSRNVFQNIALPLEIENVKKEEIENKVNRMIEQLNLSSRKYAYPSQLSGGEKQRTAIARALISNPDIILFDEPTSSLDPSTTQKILNLILEINKNMKKSILIVTHEMDVIKKICDKVVYLKNGYVDYFGSVHTFFIEKEDELNKEFYQEINIDWQKVKEVVKGENDRLIKIVFWGEKTHEPVLYTVATKYNVVVNVLYGKIEHLKDNPYGTLIVEVIGDKNQMEEFLQEISDNVYKVEVLK